The genomic interval TTTTTAAGTAATTAAGTCTAACTAATATCTCTGTTACTACTTATTGTCAGGCCCAAAGTTTTTAGTCATTAAAAGTTTGGACTTTGTTACACAAATCCACCTTCAAACTTTTCAAGGCCCCATTGTCACTTCTCTATTCGTGCTCACTCCACTTCCATAGTTCCATCTTTCTTTTGCATTTTGTCAGCAAATTTAAATAGACCATCTTTCAAATGCTCAAGCCGTCAAGCGTGCTGATTGCTGAATAGATAACGGTTCTGGGTTCCAGCGATTAAAGGAACAGATAGAATTTCAGCTATAGGAATTCGAAGCACATCTACAACAACACACTGTATTTTAGAGAGATTTTCCAATGAGAAAAGTAgatgaatcacaaaggtcCATGTGTTTTGTGCTCTAAAATTTTCGGAATATATCCAAACTATCGTAGAATTATTGAAGCAAACTCAAAGTTCATGGGGAAGAGATAGAACTATCCACCAGTCCTATCTTACATTCCAACACGAACTGTAGAATCACATGGCAAGTGACAAGGGTGTAGGCAATAGGGTCTCTTCCTGCATAAACAAGAACCTTATCGTTCCTCCCAGTATTTTGAGAGCTTGAACTTTATTAGAACCAGGTCTAGAGAGTTGTGTCTTTAGTTAATTAAGTATCATAACCCCCCTCATTGTGGACATTAAACATTGTTTGTTACAGCCTTCTTGTCAGACGCTACATAACTTGGTTGGTCTGTTATGCACCAAAACTCAAACTTAGTTATGTTCTTCGGCCCCAGATTACCCAAATCACACTCCAAATCGAATTGATCTTTCACGATTTTACCCTAAACCCCTTTGTCCTTGGGATTTTACTTTCACGTGATACTGAGACTGAGCTCTGTCTACTTCGACAGCTCCTCCTCTCTGTTCTGATCGTCCTCCTCGCTTTTGTCTCTTGTCACGTACTGCTCGCTTTGCTTCCCCCATCTCCCTTCTCTCCCAAAACCTCATTCAATGGCCAACTAGCTACATACCCAGTTCGGTTTCACAATGCTCCACAAATGGAAACTACCCTCACTTCCTCTGTTTCTACTACTGGCCTCTGTTTCTTGCTCTACTCCAGCTCCAGCAAACTCATCCGACGCTGCTGCCCTTCTTGATTTCAAAGCCAAAGCGGACTTGAACAATGCCCTTATCTTCTATTCCAACAAGACTCTCCATTTCTGCCGATTGGTTGGGATCGAATGCGCCAAAGCCAGGGTGGTCCGGTTAGTCATCCAAGACTTGGATCTCGGCGGCGTCTTCGCTCCGGACACTCTCACCCGCCTCGACCAGCTCCGAGTTCTCAGCCTTCAGAATCTCTCACTCACCGGACCGGTCCCCGATCTTTCCGGACTCATCAACCTCAAAACCCTCTTCCTCGACCACAACGCATTCTCCGGTTCACTTCCTCATTCCTTCTCTTCTCTCCACAGGCTTCGAACCCTTGATCTCTCCTACAACTACCTCACCGGTTCGCTCCCCAAATGGCTGGCCGGTCTGAACCGGCTCTACTATCTCCGCCTTGAGTGGAACCACTTCAACGGCTCCATCCCGCCGCTGAACCAATCCTCCCTCCAAACCTTCAATGTCTCCGCCAACAACCTCACCGGCGTTGTTCCCGTCACTCCGACTCTCCTCCGATTTGGACCGTCGTCTTTCTACCGGAACCCCGGCCTCTGCGGCGAGATCATCCGAATAGAATGCCGGCCGAATGCTCCGTTTTTTCGTCCGGCCGCACCGTCGACAGTGCCTGAAGCTCCGTCGCCGGCTCGACCTCTCGGGCTGAGAGCCGGTGAGGGAGTTGAGCTTGCTCAGCCGTGTCACAAGAAGCACAAGAGAACCGCCGTCATCGTCGGATTCTCCTCCGGCGTGTTCGTCCTCATCTGCTCGCTCCTCTGCTTCGTCCTCGCCGTCAAGAAAAGCAGGAATAACAAGCAAGTCAAAAAGGCTGACTTGACCGCGGATGACGTGGCGGCGCTGCATGCGGCGGAGGCGGTGCATATGGAGCAGGAGGAGCTGGAGCAGAAGGTGAAGAGAGTCCAGGGGATTCAAGTGGTGAAGAGCGGGAGCTTGTTATTCTGTGCGGGCGAGGCGCAGGTGTACTCGCTGGACCAGCTAATGAGGGCGTCGGCGGAGCTACTGGGTAGAGGGATGCTGGGGTCCACCTACAAGGCAGTGCTGGACAATCGTCTGATCGTTTGCGTTAAACGGCTGGATGCGAGTGTGCTGGAGGGGACGGGTAGGGATGTGTTTGAGAGGCACTTGGAATCAGTGGGTGGGCTCCGGCACCCGAACTTGGTTCCGCTCCGGGCTTATTTTCAGGCCAAGGAAGAGAGGCTGCTCATCTATGATTACCAGCCCAATGGCagcctcttctctctccttcatggtaatgattctctttcttcatctccttctccttcatgTTTTGGTCTGCTTCCATTTTTGGTTTTGACTCGGTGGGTCGACTCAGTTTGACTGTTTTTGTGAATGAACTATAAGGACTGCCAATGAGAGAGTGACATGTAAGGCGGTAGGGTAAATTATTGGGAGATGATGATGGGGAGAGTCTTAGATTTTCTCCACCAACATTGAGAATCTTGCTTTTTGTTTAAGACTAGGTTGGGAATAGACATGATGATAGATTATTCTTAGAATCATGTGTTTATAGTCCTTAATCACTTCTTATATTTGACTCACATGGTTTGTATTACTTGCTCAAGTGCTCAACCCTATATTTTCCAACCCTAGAGGACCCTAATTAGAATAATTCCATACTACCATGGTAGCCGCTGTCCCTGATGAAATAAGCAAAGCTTTAGTGATTTTGGTTGTTTCTAGATTACAAATTGCACTAGTGTTTAAATAGCAACCAAGTGTGACGTACATATACGTTGCTTATGAGCTGTTTGAAAACTAATGCAGGTTCGAAATCAACAAGGGCAAAGCCTCTGCACTGGACATCATGCTTGAAAATAGCAGAGGACGTAGCGCAAGGCCTCTCCTACATCCACCAAGCGTGGAGGCTTGTCCACGGCAACCTCAAGTCCTCCAACGTCCTACTTGGCTCTGACTTTGAGGCATGTGTCACCGACTACTGCCTCTCTGTTCTTGTTACTAATCCTCCACAATGGGAGGAGGAGAATCCTGATTCTGCTGCATGCAAAGCCCCTGAGATTCGTCATTCAAATTACACGCCAACGCCCAAGTCTGATGTGTATGCATATGGTATTTTGCTGGTGGAGCTTCTCACAGGCAGGCCTCCGTCGCAGCACTTAGTTTCAGTTCCCCCGAATGAGATGATGGAGTGGGTGAGGTCGGTGAGGGAAGAAGCAGATCACGATGGTGGTGGTGCTCATTCGGAAGAGAGTAGGAACAAAATGGAAATGCTGCTCGAGGTAGCCATAACTTGTCGATCAGCTTCGCCGGAGCAGAGACCAACAATGTGGCAGGTGTTGAAGATGCTACAGGAGATCAAAGAGACTCTGGCCGCCCATGAAACTGAGAGCGAGTTAATGGGATCATGTCCTGGCTAGCTAAGCGAGTCACTGTCTGGAACAAACTAGGAGTAGTAGTATTTTGATAGAAATGAATGAAACAAATAGTTAGCTAGGTGGAAAACATGATGCAATATTAATTGCTGCTTCTTCTGCCACGACATTAATTTTGTGCTCTGTTTATTTTACCCAATCATGTGTGGTAAATACGCACGAGTATTTGTTGGCCATTTACTTTGATGAATGCGATTGTTCTTGCTGTAGCTACTCAAAGAACTTTGATTTTGGTTGGTGCATCGGGTATGGTCAGTTTTTGGAATGTTGGTGATGCTGTATTATTACTATCGCCCAGCTcacaccaataataatgtgacAATGATGTTGGAACATGCAACCTCTACTCTATTGGTTTCTACAATTAATCATGGATTCCCATTTGATCTCCttaagagcatctccaacacaTTATAAATTTTGGATAAAAATTGCCAAATTTTCACTTCAACAGCTTCTCCATCCCATTTTCTAAAATAGAGAGAGATGAAAAATAAGAGATGATTCTCCATATTTACAGGATTTGGCAAAAAATTTGCATAACCAAATATTAAATGCTAAATTTTCTCCAACAATTCAAACTTAGATTACAACCAATCAAAAATATGGATAATTTATTATAAGCTAACAATATAAGAATATATAATACTTTATGGTAATAATTAATGATAAAATTGAATATTTTTCTGATTGTAATAAATGAGAAATCTGCAAAATAAGAAAACTGTTAAAGTTTGAGCATGAAAATTTtggagattttgaaatttgctCTTCTACTTTAAAGAAAATATGGAGAAACTCTAATTTGTTAACATCAAGGAGGTTAAGTATTGATCACTCTCAAAATGTTGAAATAAGCCAGCATTGCCAACTATTTAACTATaatagatgaaaaaaaaagatgaagtaaattatttgTTTCAAACCAGAAGCAACCTAGCAAATGCACCAACATAAACACACAATTCTGCGTTTGTCCACAGAGCAGAAATTGTTTACGTTGAAACATTCATATTTCAATCTGAACTGAGAGCAAAAGCCAATGATGAATATAACACACAAAACTGACTGCAAATTTTTGTAAGCTATTGGCCCAAAATTCGTCTGTATTGGGCCAAAGAAGGAACAGAGGCCCAAGATATAAACAGGCCGGAAAGTGAACAGTTCCGATATCTAGAATTTGCCAGAACCGTCTGGTTTTGCtttatcaaaatcaaaagttTATTAAGAGCTGGGAGAGACTCTACTCCTGAAAGGAATCCGAAATCGGCGTACAAATGCCAGCATGGAGCGTACGGACACAGAGATGATGGAGACGGAGATGGAGGTCGACACCGCCTCCACTGGGCCGCCGGCGCAGATGTCTTTCACCGGCGAAAGTGACGTCGTCAGGGACTTGCTCACATTGGCTCGCCAGCTCGTCGGTGAAGGCAAGCCTACTCAGGCCCTCCAAGCGGTAATTTCTTCATGATCATCATTTCTTTGAAGTCCAATTTGTGTGCATagaaatttaatttgtttgaaGCTTCGGTCCTTTTAGGTTGAAGTTTCTggaagctcaaatcattgccACGCTATTTGTTTTTGTCCGACACGTTTGTTGTTAGGGTTTGTGAACTAGTTTCGTTGAGCAGCTATCTGTTTTTGAAGTGGGAGTGACTAGGTTGAGCATATGACACTGTTTTTTGTTTCATGGTTTCCCCTTTCCTGTTTATAATGGTAGAGATGAATTAGTTGTTTTGTCTTCCGTCTTTAATAGAGAGTGATATGAATTATGTCTGAATGCGTTGAAGAAAATGGTGTCGTAGTCTTTATTTGGAGAAAAAGGGTGTGTTAGGTAGGCTGCTGGAAAATGGAGTCCATTTGAAGGGGAAATTGGCAAGGACAATACAACTGAAGTCTCATTAATTATTTACAGTATAAATTCATAACCAAACCTCTCTTTAGTATAATCTGGTGATGTAGTGAAATGTAGTGTTATCTGTTGCATTTCATCTGAACTTAATAGGTTTTGATTTAGTGAAGTGAAGGTTTGGGTGGTTGTGAACTGTGGTATCTCATTGTATGTGCAAGTATGGATAGCTGCTTCGGAGAAACAACGTAATTTGTGTTGTAACTTTGTTGGAAATTTTAGAATGAAGAGAAATGTGGCTTTCAATTTCATGCTAATGTTGTATTTGGAAAAGGTTGTTATGGCAGCGAGGACCAGAGGTGGGGATGCAGCTGTTGTTCAGTCCTTGCAACGAGCTCGTGAGCTATACAGATGTAGGTTGCAAGAAACCACTGCTGTCGATCAGTTAGCCTCTTTGTTTGCCGAGTGTGCAATCGCTGAAGCTCAGCCTTCAAAACCCGAATCATCCGCAGATAACATGAGTGGCCCATCGGCTGCACCAGATGCTCAAGGAACTTCTATACTGGCTGAAACTGGCAGGATGCAGATTGTGCTGGATGCGTTTTCAGATGGGAGCAGCTTCATTTGCTTACAGTGTGGAGGTCTTGTTAGCAATCATCGGAAAGACGAGCACTATGCATATTGGTGTTGCCAAATTTGATGTCAACATACCTGAGACCATATACTTGTGCAATGCTCCCTCTCAGTCCTTATGATTGTGTAACCTGCTTCAACTTCTGTTCGGCTCTGGTGATTAGTGGTTCCCAGATTCTCAAACGGTCATACCCAGCAAGTACAACATTCAAGTTAGGATATTGAGAACTGGTATTGGCTCGTTTCGGagtaaaatttacaaaatgtATTGTGCCGTTAGTCTAGAATCTTGTCAATCACATTTTTCTTGAGATTTGAACAATATTGGGCAGATTGTTGTTGTAAACGGGTGTGTTTATTTAGATGGGTCACATGAGAATGGTGAAATTAGAAGGAAAAGCCCCTTTATATTGGTGATGAAATTTGATTTTGAAGTAATGGATACTTTTCTTTGCTCAGATATCTTGTACAACCCTATACAGCAAAAAGTTGAGTCTGATAAATGACAGTATCCCCAACTTTGATTCAATACTTTCCTCTGCTTTTTACAGTAATACAAACAAATCTCTTACacaagaagaaacaaaatataagTAAATCTACAAGGAATCCCTTTAGCTCACTGTTCTGCTCATACACAAGAACATTTTGTCAGCTTAGGCCAAAGGTTATAATTACATATTACATttaacaaagaacaaaaaatagagagagccttttatacatatttctgtaactTGGTTGGAGTTTTTTCTCTTGTTGTTTTGTTATTAAAAGGTATGGCTATCACTTCTGACAACATAATTCCTCCTTTCACCAGTATAACACCACTTGCAGTCTTGCGCCACTGCCTTTGGTGTGTTCTTCTAACTACTACACAAAGTACAACCGCCAACATCAACACAGCTTTACAAGATGCTCCGAGTTCAGTTACCATCGCAAAATTTTCAACAACAAACCTGCATACTTTCCAAAACGACAGTAGCAAGGATCCCAATAGCTACTTGTAGCACACTGCATTGTTTACCAAAATTCATTTGGGTTAATCACCATACTAACTCTTTCAAGCCACAACACTTCTCTTTGTATGACCATCAATTTTAAGCAGCTATCAGTCTCGGCCATCCAAACAAGTGTGTTAATTACCTGCAATGCATTCTTTAATCCCCCAGCCATGCTCTAGGGGTGCCATGTGCTCAAAGATAAGACATGAGCAAAAAGAAAAGGCTGGTGACAGTATAACTTCAAATCCTCCCATTTGACAGTGCTTGTACACGAGGCTTTGACCTTATAATTGTTTCATCACTGTGCCTAATCCATTCTGACAGTCTCCAAGGCTTCTGCCATTTCCATTTGAATTGTACTAGCCACTGGTGATGGCTCCTCTTCCATCTCCATAGCTTTCCAGACTGTCCTATGATAGCCAACTTTTTCGTTGGCAAATGTCTGATGGGTACCATCTGCACAAATAACAAATCCTTCTTTGTTAGCTGGAAATTTAAATGAAAAGAGGGGTCAAATTCTGTAATTAAAATGAGCTGGAACTGACCTTTCGTGTCTGATCTACGAAAGCTGCGGATTCTCTCACTGGGCCATTAGCAATGCCTGCTGTAAACTTTAGCTGTTTTTGTGCAGGCACAGAGATTGGGGATAAGGAACCATTCATGTCATCAGCAAAGTGTTTCACTACATTGTGTGAGATCCCGTGATCATAGCCAGCCTAAGAGTTATAAGATATCAAAAAAATCATTCAGATATTTGAGCCAAAGCCAAGAAACAGATGATAATATCTGCTGCTTTAGCTGCTATAAAACCTATAGAAAGGACCCGGCAAGAGCACCCTCTATTTCCCAATATAAATCTCTTTTGTTAGTGACCTGCAACTTTAGAGCTTCAAAATTGCTCAAGCTCTTCAAAAGTTTCTCTTAAAATCTAAAACAAACCATTACTTCACTTCCTGTCAAAGCTATTCCATAGGAGAGGTTTAAATTCCCAAACTTATTTCTTCCAAAGGTCTGGTAGTAAGAGGAATAGGGGCTATTATAAATTCTAAGCATTAGAAGAAATAGTAGTCTAAGTCTAATATTCTTACCGATGGTGGTGTTGCCAATGCAGCTGCATCATCTTGCTCTCTAAATTCTAGTTCCTTCTCAACTTCCTTTCTTCGTGCCTCACTCTGCCGCAACAAGCCTACAAGTTCTTTGAGATGCtccttcatttccttgatttccaGGTCCTTCTCCCAACACTGACACCTATCAAACATATGAAATAATACTTTGAATTTTATGAgtgaaaatcaaattttgcAGATTAATTACTACGGG from Argentina anserina chromosome 2, drPotAnse1.1, whole genome shotgun sequence carries:
- the LOC126785235 gene encoding probable inactive receptor kinase At5g67200, producing the protein MLHKWKLPSLPLFLLLASVSCSTPAPANSSDAAALLDFKAKADLNNALIFYSNKTLHFCRLVGIECAKARVVRLVIQDLDLGGVFAPDTLTRLDQLRVLSLQNLSLTGPVPDLSGLINLKTLFLDHNAFSGSLPHSFSSLHRLRTLDLSYNYLTGSLPKWLAGLNRLYYLRLEWNHFNGSIPPLNQSSLQTFNVSANNLTGVVPVTPTLLRFGPSSFYRNPGLCGEIIRIECRPNAPFFRPAAPSTVPEAPSPARPLGLRAGEGVELAQPCHKKHKRTAVIVGFSSGVFVLICSLLCFVLAVKKSRNNKQVKKADLTADDVAALHAAEAVHMEQEELEQKVKRVQGIQVVKSGSLLFCAGEAQVYSLDQLMRASAELLGRGMLGSTYKAVLDNRLIVCVKRLDASVLEGTGRDVFERHLESVGGLRHPNLVPLRAYFQAKEERLLIYDYQPNGSLFSLLHGSKSTRAKPLHWTSCLKIAEDVAQGLSYIHQAWRLVHGNLKSSNVLLGSDFEACVTDYCLSVLVTNPPQWEEENPDSAACKAPEIRHSNYTPTPKSDVYAYGILLVELLTGRPPSQHLVSVPPNEMMEWVRSVREEADHDGGGAHSEESRNKMEMLLEVAITCRSASPEQRPTMWQVLKMLQEIKETLAAHETESELMGSCPG
- the LOC126785255 gene encoding uncharacterized protein LOC126785255 translates to MERTDTEMMETEMEVDTASTGPPAQMSFTGESDVVRDLLTLARQLVGEGKPTQALQAVVMAARTRGGDAAVVQSLQRARELYRCRLQETTAVDQLASLFAECAIAEAQPSKPESSADNMSGPSAAPDAQGTSILAETGRMQIVLDAFSDGSSFICLQCGGLVSNHRKDEHYAYWCCQI